The following coding sequences are from one Gossypium hirsutum isolate 1008001.06 chromosome A12, Gossypium_hirsutum_v2.1, whole genome shotgun sequence window:
- the LOC121211042 gene encoding uncharacterized protein, producing the protein MNQMMRSKPGRVVAGQCIIVQFCNGEREWFFFIYMDMNIDNMHNKAIEKGGDELGFWQSIGDRKCVKDTNGNILATKITFIYFSGSPSHRKKTHWRIDEFRLPIQFYTLHNSKEKWAAGRLARGRDYTSF; encoded by the exons aTGAACCAAATGATGAGATCAAAACCTGGACGTGTGGTGGCCGGGCAATGCATCATCG TCCAATTCTGTAATGGAGAAAGAGAGTGGTTCTTTTTCATTTACATGGATATGAACATTGATAATATGCATAACAAAGCAATTGAAAAAGGTGGAGATGAATTAGGTTTTTGGCAATCAATTGGTGATAGGAAATGTGTGAAGGACACCAATGGAAATATATTAGCCACCAagattacttttatttatttttcgggATCTCCTTCCCATAGAAAGAAAACACATTGGAGAATCGATGAATTTCGACTACCCATTCAATTCTACACTCTACATAATTCTAAG GAGAAGTGGGCTGCTGGGAGACTTGCACGAGGCAGAGACTACACTAGTTTTTGA
- the LOC121211457 gene encoding uncharacterized protein has translation MEKGKVDLTKQLDDRCKWLKEKFKAMETADYRYGISAKDLSLVPNLVLPTKFKTPEFKKYNGTSCPEAHITMFCRKMTGYVNNDQLLIHCFQDSLIGSVAKWYNQLRRAQISSWKDLAQAFMRQYGHVTDIAPDRITLQNMKKKPSESFRQYAQRWREIAMQVQPPLLEKETTMLFINTLKSPFINHILGSATKSFSDIVISGEMIENVIRCGKIEEGESAKRSAPRRKENEVNNASVYNKGYSKPVTVSQLRAVTTSHQGSARQYSNPMPNMEKVQFTSIPMTYRELYQNLFDAHVVSPFYLKPKQPPFTKICLMRMWCPHFT, from the coding sequence ATGGAGAAAGGAAAAGTAGACTTGACAAAACAACTCGATGACCGGTGTAAATGGCTTAAAGAGAAATTCAAAGCAATGGAGACTGCTGATTACCGTTACGGGATCAGCGCTAAGGACTTAAGCTTGGTCCCAAATCTGGTGCTtccaacaaaatttaaaaccccGGAGTTtaaaaagtacaacgggactagctGCCCTGAAGCTCACATAACGATGTTCTGTCGAAAGATGACAGGATATGTTAACAATGATCAACTATTAATTCACTGTTTCCAAGACAGTCTAATAGGGTCTGTGGCCAAGTGGTATAACCAGCTACGTCGTGCCCAAATTAGTTCGTGGAAAGACTTGGCTCAAGCTTTCATGAGACAATACGGTCACGTGACGGACATAGCACCCGACAGAATTAcattacaaaacatgaaaaagaagCCAAGTGAGAGCTTCAGGCAGTATGCCCAACGGTGGAGGGAGATAGCGATGCAAGTCCAACCACCTCTCCTGGAGAAGGAAACGACCATGCTCTTTATCAATACCCTAAAATCCCCATTCATTAACCACATATTGGGAAGCGCTACTAAGAGCTTCTCGGACATAGTAATTTCTGGAGAGATGATAGAAAACGTGATAAGATGCGGGAAGATTGAAGAGGGGGAAAGTGCCAAAAGATCAGCCCcgagaaggaaagaaaatgaggtgaacaatgcGAGCGTATACAATAAGGGTTATTCTAAGCCAGTTACAGTGAGCCAGCTGAGGGCAGTGACTACTAGCCATCAGGGCTCCGCAAGACAATATTCCAACCCAATGCCTAACATGGAAAAAGTCCAGTTCACGTCGATCCCGATGACGTATAGGGAGCTTTACCAAAATCTGTTTGATGCGCATGTGGTGTCCCCATTTTACCTAAAACCCAAGCAACCTCCATTTACCAAAATCTGTTTGATGCGCATGTGGTGTCCCCATTTTACCTAA
- the LOC107944547 gene encoding uncharacterized protein: protein MSDERMDNVEQEMYTGSRELEETESVTPGVNLLNNQSSNIGRERNTSQVLRDIADALQHIVRAIPATTSVPTVRQASIKELRKYGATEFQGLKGADPSIAENWIETTKRVLQQLDCTPRESLIGAVSLLQGEAYLWWESVVRHLPDDQVTWDLFQKEFQKKYIGELYIEEKKQEFLVLKQGNMSVLDNEREFSRLSRYALEYVLTEADSCKRFLRGLRDEIKIQLVSLRITEFVDLVERAKMIEQVLGLDKKSEIGKSAGKRIGTTSSNPLPKRFRESKSDRRSNFSSDRGGRSRGKQMTVSTSSVRGPSQSIEIPDCEHCEKKHLGECWRITRRCFRCGAIDHFIRDCPKGESATPATSQRSVPTVRGRGSSRGGSGSVSRGGGVRRNSDIVTQQSEARAPARAYVVRTREEGDAHDVVTVTIKNRYPLSRIDDLFDQLKGASVFSKIDLRSRYYQVKVKESDVSKTAFRTRYGHYEFLVMPFGLTNAPTAFMDLMNRIFQSYLDQFVVVFIDDILVYSKTEAERDQHLRIVLQILREKQLYGKLSKCEFWLSVSADGIRVDPKKIEAIVQWKAPKNVSEVRSFLGLAGHYRRMGRFGDIIFMVKDATSILIIRV, encoded by the exons atgtcaGATGAAAGAATGGATAATGTTGAACAGGAAATGTATACTGGAAGTCGAGAATTAGAAGAAACTGAATCTGTTACACCTGGTGTGAATTTGTTAAATAATCAATCTTCTAACATAGGGAGAGAAAGAAATACCTCACAAGTGTTAAGAGATATAGCTGATGCATTACAGCATATAGTGAGAGCTATACCTGCTACTACATCTGTACCTACTGTCAGACAGGCCTCGATTAAAGAGCTACGAAAATATGGTGCCACGGAATTTCAGGGATTAAAAGGAGCTGATCCATCCATTGCTGAAAATTGGATAGAAACAACAAAAAGAGTTTTGCAACAATTAGACTGCACTCCCCGAGAGAGTCTGATAGGTGCTGTATCACTGTTACAAGGAGAAGCGTATCTCTGGTGGGAATCTGTGGTTAGACATTTGCCGGATGATCAGGTAACTTGGGActtgtttcaaaaagaatttcagaagaagtatATTGGGGAATTGTACAtcgaagagaaaaagcaagagtttttagtgttgaaacaagGGAATATGTCAGTACTGGATAATGAGCGAGAGTTCTCTAGATTGAGCAGGTATGCTTTAGAATATGTTTTAACCGAGGCTGATAGTTGTAAACGATTTCTACGGGGACTGCGAGACGAAATCAAGATTCAATTGGTAAGTCTCAGAATTACTGAATTTGTTGATCTGGTTGAGCGAGCAAAAATGATAGAACAAGTACTGGGTCTGgataaaaaatcagaaattggtAAATCAGCTGGGAAACGTATAGGAACTACTAGTTCTAATCCATTACCGAAGAGATTCAGAGAATCAAAAAGTGACCGGAGATCCAATTTTAGTTCAGATAGAGGTGGTAGAAGCAGAGGTAAACAGATGACAGTATCTACTAGTAGTGTAAGAGGTCCATCCCAAAGTATAGAAATTCCAGACTGTGAGCATTGCGAAAAGAAACATTTAGGTGAATGTTGGAGGATAACTCGACGATGTTTTCGATGTGGGGCcatagatcatttcattcgagattgtCCGAAAGGTGAAAGTGCCACACCTGCAACATCTCAAAGATCAGTACCTACTGTTCGTGGCAGAGGATCTAGTAGGGGTGGTTCGGGTTCTGTGTCTAGAGGTGGAGGTGTCAGAAGAAACAGCGATATAGTTACACAACAGTCAGAGGCCAGAGCGCCGGCTAGAGCGTACGTAGTCCGGACCCGTGAAGAAGGCGATGCACATGATGTTGTTACAG tgacgatcaagaaccgGTATCCGTTGTCtcgtatagatgatttgtttgatcagcttaaGGGTGCttcagtattttcaaaaattgatttgagatccagGTATTATCAGGTGAAGGTGAAGGAAAGTGATGTGTCTAAAACTGCCTTCCGTACTcgttatggccattatgaatttttggtaatgccatttggattgaccaATGCCCCAACTgctttcatggatctaatgaaccgcATTTTTCAGTCGTACTTAGATCAATTTGTggtggttttcattgatgatatattggtatATTCGAAGACAGAGGCAGAACGTGATCAGCATCTTCGAATAGTTCTACAAATTTTACGAGAGAAACAGCTATATGGAAAGctcagtaaatgcgagttctggttatCAGTATCTGCAGATggaattcgagttgatccgaaaaaGATCGAAGCAATTGTTCAGTGGAAGGCGCCAAAGAATGTATCGGAGGTACGCAGTTTTCTCGGTTTAGCTGGGCATTACAggag gatgggaag atttggagacattatcttTATGGTGAAAGATGCTACAtctatactgatcataagagtttga